From Aquabacter sp. L1I39, the proteins below share one genomic window:
- a CDS encoding Lrp/AsnC ligand binding domain-containing protein gives MVPFFMQIKCQLGRSYEVANALADKEIASEIYSTAGDFDLLVKFYVADGTDIGHFVNEQVQGLPGIQDTRTIITFKAF, from the coding sequence GTGGTTCCGTTCTTCATGCAGATCAAGTGCCAGCTGGGCCGCTCCTATGAAGTGGCCAATGCATTGGCCGACAAGGAAATCGCCTCCGAGATCTATTCGACCGCCGGGGATTTCGACCTTCTCGTCAAGTTCTACGTGGCCGACGGCACCGACATCGGGCATTTCGTGAACGAACAGGTGCAGGGGCTTCCCGGCATCCAGGACACCCGCACCATCATCACCTTCAAGGCCTTCTGA